The following are from one region of the Paenibacillus sp. JZ16 genome:
- a CDS encoding sensor histidine kinase, with amino-acid sequence MFELLITMTERIGIIVTIAFIVTRLRFFRSMISQDKLTSVQQIQAVLVFGILGIIGTYTGITVNTESLEVNKWMMQVSGDEAIANSRVVGVVMAGLFGGYRIGLGAGLIAGLHRFTLGGFTSLACGLATILAGLLASLFHKKNEQVRFSAALLMGALAESLQMLIILLLSRPFEQAMSLVGYIGVPMIVANGIGCALFLLIIRSVLNEEEKVAAQQAQASLRIARRTIGYMRQGMNAQSAEAVCQILYEEVNASAIAITNDRMILAHVGTGDDHHAAGRPLQTEVTRRVIEQGEQLIADRAHIQCQKPDCPLGAAVIGPLKQGGQTVGTLKFYFRSPKDITHVTTELMSGLTMLLSYQLEAAQLEETKELAREAEIKTLQAQIHPHFLFNALNTILSLTRIDAEKARKLLRSLSDYIRQNLTAATTEKATLQDELQHIRSYMSIEQTRFEDKLQIQYEVEDSALQALVPPLTLQPLIENSIRHGFRNKTDDCVILIRIQGDPANGVFVTIKDNGTGITPERLRLLGRQMLDSSSGTGMAVYNVNRRLGLMYGPHASLNIQSDEAVGTEIQFQIPAAANV; translated from the coding sequence ATGTTTGAACTGCTGATTACAATGACCGAGCGGATTGGAATAATTGTGACGATTGCATTTATCGTAACCCGGTTGAGGTTCTTCCGATCGATGATAAGTCAGGACAAGCTGACGTCTGTACAACAGATTCAGGCCGTATTAGTCTTCGGGATTTTAGGGATTATCGGGACGTATACCGGAATTACGGTGAACACCGAATCCCTTGAAGTCAACAAATGGATGATGCAAGTTTCCGGAGACGAAGCGATTGCGAATTCAAGGGTTGTCGGTGTTGTTATGGCCGGATTGTTCGGAGGCTACAGAATCGGGCTTGGTGCAGGACTGATTGCAGGGCTTCACCGTTTTACATTAGGTGGGTTTACGAGTTTGGCCTGTGGGCTCGCGACCATACTTGCAGGTCTTCTGGCCAGCCTGTTTCATAAAAAGAATGAGCAGGTTCGTTTCTCAGCTGCGCTTCTAATGGGGGCATTGGCAGAGTCCCTTCAGATGCTGATCATCCTGCTTTTGTCCAGACCATTCGAACAGGCGATGTCCTTGGTCGGTTATATTGGAGTACCAATGATTGTAGCAAACGGAATCGGTTGTGCATTGTTTCTGCTCATAATCCGATCCGTATTGAATGAAGAGGAGAAGGTAGCGGCTCAGCAGGCACAAGCTTCTCTTCGGATTGCCCGCAGAACCATTGGGTATATGCGTCAGGGGATGAATGCGCAATCCGCGGAAGCGGTATGCCAGATTCTTTACGAGGAAGTCAATGCCAGTGCGATTGCGATTACGAATGATCGGATGATTCTGGCCCATGTCGGAACGGGGGATGATCATCATGCGGCAGGTCGTCCGCTGCAGACGGAAGTGACGCGCCGGGTCATTGAACAAGGGGAGCAGCTGATCGCGGATCGGGCGCATATTCAGTGCCAGAAGCCGGATTGTCCGCTGGGAGCCGCTGTCATCGGACCTTTGAAACAGGGCGGTCAGACCGTGGGCACACTAAAGTTCTATTTTCGAAGTCCGAAGGATATTACCCACGTTACAACAGAATTGATGTCAGGTCTTACGATGCTGTTAAGCTACCAGTTGGAGGCTGCTCAATTGGAGGAAACCAAGGAACTTGCCAGAGAAGCTGAGATCAAGACGCTTCAAGCACAAATTCATCCGCACTTTTTGTTTAATGCATTAAACACGATACTCTCTCTAACACGGATTGATGCGGAGAAAGCAAGAAAGCTGCTGCGGAGTCTATCGGACTATATCCGCCAGAATTTGACCGCCGCAACCACCGAGAAGGCCACGCTTCAGGATGAACTGCAGCATATACGATCTTATATGAGCATTGAACAAACCAGATTCGAGGATAAGCTGCAAATTCAATATGAAGTAGAGGATTCCGCGTTGCAGGCGCTTGTACCGCCGCTGACCTTGCAGCCATTAATAGAGAACAGCATACGCCACGGTTTCAGGAACAAAACAGACGATTGTGTCATACTTATCCGCATTCAGGGTGATCCGGCTAACGGTGTATTCGTTACGATCAAGGACAATGGAACGGGGATTACGCCGGAACGGCTTCGGTTATTGGGGCGCCAAATGCTCGATTCTTCATCGGGTACGGGAATGGCTGTGTATAACGTGAACAGAAGATTGGGCTTGATGTATGGGCCCCATGCATCATTAAACATCCAAAGTGATGAAGCGGTCGGGACTGAAATTCAATTCCAGATTCCCGCAGCCGCTAACGTATAA
- a CDS encoding DUF6320 domain-containing protein gives MRCESCGVSVDPAHAACPLCRRNLHGKGDAPSTGNSWYPIYEAVEEQRASSLLSKWLTFIAVSVIGLSLLINILGDHEVWWSLYLMPCVLYAWLFIRHTLMSKSHLGGKIVVQLLGLSGMLLWLNVAAGTNYWSTGYVIPFLMMAATLLITVICCTRKMRWREFAGYLLTLILLGFVPLLLYAVGMSHILWTAVATAVYALLTFGGMCLIADKGFRKDMKRRLHF, from the coding sequence ATGAGATGCGAGAGCTGTGGGGTATCCGTAGACCCGGCGCACGCAGCATGTCCCTTATGCCGGAGAAATTTACATGGTAAGGGCGATGCACCATCAACAGGGAATTCCTGGTACCCCATCTATGAGGCTGTAGAGGAGCAGCGTGCGAGCAGTCTGTTATCCAAGTGGCTTACTTTCATTGCAGTGTCTGTCATCGGTTTATCTTTACTTATAAATATTCTGGGAGATCACGAAGTATGGTGGAGTCTGTACCTCATGCCCTGCGTGCTCTATGCATGGCTGTTCATCAGACATACCTTGATGTCCAAGTCGCACCTCGGCGGCAAAATCGTCGTACAGCTGCTCGGGCTGTCCGGCATGCTGCTATGGCTTAACGTGGCAGCGGGTACGAATTACTGGTCGACCGGTTACGTCATTCCGTTCCTGATGATGGCGGCAACCCTTCTGATTACCGTTATATGCTGCACCAGAAAAATGCGCTGGCGTGAGTTCGCAGGTTACTTGTTAACCCTGATCTTGCTTGGGTTTGTGCCCTTATTACTATATGCCGTCGGCATGTCGCACATATTATGGACAGCCGTTGCGACGGCCGTATATGCCTTATTAACGTTCGGCGGGATGTGTCTGATTGCAGATAAGGGATTCCGAAAGGATATGAAGCGCAGATTACATTTTTGA
- a CDS encoding GNAT family N-acetyltransferase, with protein MMYSITIRRMADYERDVREEVAEVFVDGYYNELSYFTEDRSTLKKAFRSLFSPEVFYVAEVQGVIIGILACSHHRQRAMPVELAPLQEAFGDKTGELAYNVMKNEFNPALPYDEETGYIECVATTTKVRGKGVSTALIKHVKEELPYKRYVLEVTDSNHVALSLYQKLGFVEIERKSEIDAEEKGFSDRIYMEWRKPVFR; from the coding sequence ATGATGTACTCCATTACGATTAGAAGAATGGCAGATTATGAACGAGACGTTCGCGAGGAAGTGGCGGAAGTGTTTGTTGATGGGTATTATAACGAACTGTCCTATTTCACCGAGGATCGAAGCACGTTAAAGAAAGCCTTCCGGAGTCTGTTCAGTCCTGAGGTGTTTTATGTGGCTGAGGTCCAGGGCGTCATTATCGGGATTTTAGCCTGTTCCCATCATAGGCAGCGGGCCATGCCGGTCGAGTTAGCTCCGCTTCAGGAGGCTTTTGGAGACAAGACAGGGGAGCTTGCATATAACGTCATGAAGAACGAATTTAACCCGGCACTGCCTTATGATGAGGAAACGGGTTATATCGAATGTGTGGCAACTACTACGAAAGTACGAGGCAAAGGCGTTTCCACCGCTTTAATAAAGCATGTCAAAGAGGAGCTGCCATACAAGCGTTATGTTCTGGAAGTGACCGACAGCAACCACGTCGCGCTATCGTTATATCAGAAATTAGGATTCGTGGAGATTGAACGCAAATCCGAGATAGATGCAGAGGAAAAAGGGTTCAGCGATCGTATATACATGGAATGGAGAAAGCCGGTCTTCAGGTGA